One Mobula hypostoma chromosome 5, sMobHyp1.1, whole genome shotgun sequence DNA segment encodes these proteins:
- the slitrk6 gene encoding SLIT and NTRK-like protein 6, translating to MMTWHLLLSAALVLITFHKAAAPSNASDKEVCERLCSCEERDSLLHINCQNKDITEISQVKPPQEYNYNLNLQDNFVSVIYHNDFIRFRNALSLHLGRNHLQNLEPGTFTGLSSLKRLHINGNNLEVLREGTFLGLDSLEFLQADNNFIQVIEPGAFSKLNRLKVLILNDNAIPFLPTNIFRFVPLTHLDLRGNHLNSLPYVGLLEHIGRIMELQLEDNQWKCDCDLLPLRSWLENMPPQSNIGDVVCVHPFRLKGKILTKITAMEICPAGSGPDFEEPINSIHLVVTPAGDNTHINIQSANKSVIKESKEDLYILQPDGEDDERIVTTRPVIFPKSPCLTMCHCSTQHNMGQIMKCQERNIKSLSDLSPSPPKPVKLYLTDNIIQSVTKFDLLGYGSLDLLHLGNNRITEIEDGAFANLTNLHKMYLNGNSIVRLRKEMFVGLGRLQYLYLEHNIIKEILPGTFSSLLQLKVLYLNNNLLHSLPPHIFSGVPLLRLNLKNNHLMHLPVSNVIDQLEFLVQIDLEDNPWDCTCDLISLKQWMEKLHKNVTVSEIMCESPERFAKKDLKMLNNELICPGLISILGPPTEANDIDSSTAASSTASSLLGSIMDTVPLSVLILSLLVVFLLIVFSAAGMVVLVLHRRRRSKKKHKTTPVQDCSPLQVQYSVYGHKRTHHTEERPDGNIYEQHTINAIGPMCRSRSYNMRDVELDNEIKDGNEPKMIYRSHMMREKDRLLTNPNIKFSAIERAPEFMSLRDPTSMYRNIMEKERELQQIGITEYLKKNISPLQSDLDVRYPSRQEELKLMEAIIYSRPKKVVVEETKNEYFELKAKLQTEPDYLEVLEQQTALNQP from the coding sequence ATGATGACCTGGCATTTACTACTAAGTGCAGCTTTAGTTCTAATCACTTTCCATAAAGCAGCAGCACCTTCAAATGCCTCAGATAAGGAAGTGTGTGAGCGGCTGTGTTCCTGTGAAGAAAGAGACAGTCTGCTGCACATAAATTGTCAGAACAAGGACATCACCGAAATATCTCAAGTAAAGCCACCGCAGGAATATAACTACAATCTTAACCTACAAGATAACTTTGTGAGTGTAATATATCACAATGATTTCATCCGATTCAGGAATGCTCTGTCACTGCATCTTGGCAGGAATCATTTGCAAAACCTGGAACCTGGGACTTTCACCGGACTTAGTTCCTTGAAACGCTTGCATATAAATGGCAACAATTTGGAAGTTCTGCGTGAGGGCACATTTCTAGGCTTGGACAGTTTGGAATTCCTTCAGGCAGATAATAATTTCATCCAGGTTATTGAGCCTGGTGCATTCAGTAAACTTAACCGGCTGAAAGTACTCATCTTGAATGATAATGCGATCCCCTTTCTCCCCACCAACATATTTCGCTTTGTACCCCTGACGCACTTGGACCTTCGAGGAAATCACTTAAATTCACTTCCATATGTTGGTCTGCTGGAGCATATAGGCAGAATAATGGAGCTCCAATTGGAGGATAACCAGTGGAAATGCGATTGTGATTTATTGCCACTCAGATCCTGGCTGGAGAACATGCCACCCCAGTCTAATATTGGCGATGTTGTCTGCGTGCACCCATTTAGGCTGAAGGGTAAAATTTTAACTAAAATAACAGCCATGGAAATTTGCCCTGCAGGTTCTGGTCCTGACTTTGAAGAACCAATAAATTCAATTCATTTGGTGGTAACTCCAGCTGGTGACAATACTCACATCAACATCCAGAGTGCAAATAAATCAGTTATTAAAGAAAGTAAAGAAGATCTGTATATTCTACAACCTGATGGAGAGGATGATGAAAGAATTGTGACAACAAGGCCTGTGATCTTTCCAAAATCACCCTGTCTGACTATGTGTCATTGCAGCACACAACATAACATGGGCCAGATAATGAAATGTCAAGAAAGGAACATTAAAAGTTTGTCAGACCTTTCACCGAGTCCACCAAAGCCAGTCAAGCTTTATTTGACAGATAACATTATCCAGTCTGTTACAAAATTTGATCTACTCGGCTACGGCAGCCTGGATTTGCTACATTTAGGGAATAATCGAATAACAGAAATTGAAGATGGTGCTTTTGCAAATCTCACCAATCTTCACAAGATGTACTTGAATGGTAACAGTATTGTGAGATTAAGGAAAGAAATGTTTGTTGGTCTTGGACGTCTTCAATACCTGTATCTGGAGCACAATATAATCAAAGAGATATTACCAGGGACATTCAGTTCCCTACTGCAGCTCAAGGTCTTATATCTGAACAACAATCTTCTCCATAGTTTGCCTCCACATATATTTTCTGGTGTTCCACTCTTGCGGTTAAACCTTAAAAATAACCATTTGATGCATCTTCCTGTGAGCAATGTAATCGATCAGCTTGAATTCCTGGTTCAGATAGATTTAGAGGACAACCCTTGGGATTGCACTTGTGACTTGATAAGCTTGAAGCAATGGATGGAAAAACTCCATAAGAATGTAACAGTCAGTGAGATTATGTGTGAATCCCCTGAAAGGTTTGCCAAGAAAGATTTGAAAATGTTAAACAATGAATTGATATGTCCTGGATTAATAAGTATTCTGGGTCCACCAACAGAAGCTAATGATATTGACTCATCCACTGCAGCTTCTAGTACTGCATCCAGCCTCCTGGGTTCCATCATGGACACGGTCCCACTTTCTGTTTTGATCCTCAGCTTGTTGGTAGTGTTCTTATTGATTGTATTCAGTGCAGCTGGAATGGTGGTCCTTGTGCTTCACCGTCGGAGACGGTCAAAGAAGAAACATAAAACGACTCCAGTACAGGACTGCAGTCCTTTGCAGGTCCAATACAGTGTATATGGACACAAGAGAACCCATCATACTGAAGAAAGGCCGGATGGAAATATATATGAGCAGCACACGATTAATGCAATAGGTCCAATGTGCAGAAGTCGTTCTTATAATATGAGGGATGTGGAACTGGACAATGAGATCAAAGATGGGAATGAGCCAAAAATGATTTATAGGAGTCACATGATGAGAGAAAAAGACCGTCTGCTCACAAATCCCAACATCAAATTCAGTGCAATAGAGCGAGCCCCAGAATTTATGTCCCTTCGTGATCCTACTTCAATGTACAGAAATATAATGGAAAAGGAAAGGGAGCTGCAGCAAATTGGAATCACAGAATACCTGAAGAAAAATATCTCACCATTACAGTCAGATCTGGATGTTCGCTATCCATCTAGACAAGAAGAGCTAAAATTGATGGAAGCAATCATCTATTCAAGACCTAAAAAAGTTGTAGTTGAAGAGAcaaaaaatgaatattttgaaCTGAAGGCAAAACTACAAACTGAACCTGACTACTTAGAGGTTTTGGAACAGCAGACAGCATTGAACCAACCATAA